One Flagellimonas sp. CMM7 genomic region harbors:
- a CDS encoding DUF5777 family beta-barrel protein has protein sequence MKNKNNILLIFTLCFGIVSVSAQDILDILDKELSGQKFYTQATFKANRVLLGQSVETRKKGVLEFVLGTRYWNIPNNENGQSFAADRFSAHFGAQYAFTDRFTFGAGITTWDGIVNSFAKYRLLRQQDNGKSQLGITLVQGTSYFTRNFLGFQLPNESSNRLSFVSQAIIARKFDRNLSLQIAPTYIHMGSEQPSLDGNQDFFSLGFGGRYKLSNHVSLVSEYYYTFGREEGPEGFNLFSLGVNWEISDVILQFSMTNSKSFDDVANYTLIPNNFNVNAGRLHIGVNATYVLHFNQKKRANIKSKK, from the coding sequence ATGAAGAATAAGAACAACATTTTACTAATATTTACCCTTTGTTTCGGCATTGTTTCGGTAAGCGCCCAGGATATTCTCGATATATTGGATAAAGAACTTTCAGGGCAAAAATTTTATACCCAAGCCACTTTTAAGGCTAATCGTGTTTTATTGGGCCAATCTGTGGAGACGAGGAAGAAAGGGGTCTTGGAATTTGTTTTGGGTACACGATATTGGAACATTCCCAACAATGAAAATGGCCAAAGTTTTGCGGCCGACCGGTTTTCAGCACATTTTGGAGCACAATATGCATTTACCGACCGATTTACTTTTGGTGCAGGAATTACTACCTGGGATGGTATTGTAAATAGTTTTGCCAAATACCGTTTACTAAGACAGCAAGACAATGGAAAATCACAATTGGGCATTACGCTCGTCCAAGGGACCTCTTATTTTACACGTAATTTTCTTGGCTTTCAATTGCCTAATGAATCATCAAATAGACTCTCATTTGTATCACAAGCCATTATAGCAAGAAAATTTGATCGTAATCTTTCCTTGCAGATTGCACCTACCTATATTCATATGGGAAGCGAACAACCATCACTTGATGGAAACCAAGATTTTTTCTCTTTGGGTTTTGGAGGACGATATAAATTGAGCAACCATGTATCTTTAGTTTCTGAATACTATTATACATTTGGAAGAGAAGAGGGACCAGAGGGCTTTAATCTCTTTTCATTAGGTGTAAATTGGGAAATCAGTGATGTAATACTTCAGTTTTCCATGACAAATTCCAAAAGTTTTGACGATGTTGCCAATTATACTTTGATACCCAACAACTTTAATGTTAATGCCGGTCGCTTACATATAGGGGTAAATGCTACTTACGTACTGCATTTCAATCAAAAAAAGCGAGCAAATATTAAATCCAAAAAGTGA
- a CDS encoding FdhF/YdeP family oxidoreductase, protein MSDAPKRNISATGTIEFSNLKVTEPSEYAAGIPGIKAALEHVSKEAGLFRSLKTLSRMNQKEGFDCPGCAWPDPEKPSKLGEYCENGAKAIAEEATLERADRSFFEKHSVEEISTWTDYHIGKSGRITEPFILRPGAIHYEPISWAESFKIIGESLHALDSPDEAIFYTSGRSSNEAAFLYGLFVRAFGTNNMPDCSNMCHESSGVALSETLGIGKGSVVLEDFPEAEVVIVIGQNPGTNHPRMLTALQKCKENGGKLITINPLSESGLNRFKNPQQLSGILGSGTALTDIFLQVKINQDVSLLKLIMKRLAKRHNGGEKVFDLEFISKKTSGYQELLDDLEHHNEDELLQLCGVDSKQIDLAVELLAKKSKIIICWAMGLTQHKNGVENIKECVNLLLLKGSIGKKGAGTCPVRGHSNVQGDRSVGIMHHVSESLNKSIQNVFGFQPPNKEGLDTVNAIQAMHKGKAKVFIALGGNFVSAASDTIYTSDALQSCDLTVSVSTKLNRTHLTAGKTALILPTLGRTEKDKKRFVTVENSMGKVHQSEGRLKPVSEHLKSEPEIIGNIAQAYFGDDAQIDWNSLGTDYDLIREKISLVLNGYQEYSNRSKGSGFYLPNNTRVGDFSKLPGGKAQFSVCELPQHHLEKDEFVLMTVRSHDQFNTTIYGMNDRYRGIYGERRVVFMNPSDMKKRQLQPQQVIDLVSCYDGKERRAEKFKLIPYDIPSGNLCAYFPETNVLVPIDLYADKSNTPVSKSVIVKIQAS, encoded by the coding sequence ATGTCAGACGCTCCAAAACGTAATATTTCAGCAACGGGAACCATAGAGTTTTCCAATTTAAAAGTTACCGAACCTTCGGAATATGCTGCTGGGATACCTGGAATAAAAGCAGCTTTGGAGCATGTTAGTAAGGAAGCTGGCTTGTTTAGGTCTTTGAAAACACTTTCCCGCATGAATCAAAAGGAGGGGTTTGACTGCCCTGGCTGCGCATGGCCAGATCCAGAAAAGCCTTCCAAATTAGGTGAATACTGCGAAAACGGAGCTAAAGCCATTGCAGAGGAAGCCACATTGGAACGAGCGGATAGGAGCTTTTTTGAGAAACACTCCGTTGAGGAAATTTCTACATGGACAGATTATCACATAGGAAAAAGTGGGAGAATTACTGAACCCTTCATTCTAAGACCGGGAGCTATTCATTATGAACCTATTTCCTGGGCGGAGTCTTTCAAAATAATAGGAGAAAGTCTACATGCTCTTGATTCTCCGGATGAGGCTATTTTTTATACATCTGGACGTTCTAGTAATGAAGCTGCTTTTTTATACGGTCTTTTTGTGCGCGCTTTTGGTACCAATAATATGCCAGATTGTTCCAATATGTGTCACGAATCTAGTGGAGTGGCACTTTCTGAAACCTTGGGAATAGGCAAAGGATCTGTGGTTTTGGAAGACTTTCCAGAAGCCGAAGTTGTTATCGTGATCGGACAAAACCCAGGCACTAATCATCCTAGAATGTTGACCGCCTTGCAAAAATGTAAGGAAAATGGAGGTAAGCTCATTACCATTAATCCCCTTTCGGAAAGCGGATTGAACAGGTTTAAAAACCCGCAACAGCTTAGTGGAATTTTAGGTTCTGGAACTGCCTTGACCGATATTTTTCTTCAAGTGAAGATAAATCAGGATGTTTCTTTGCTAAAACTTATCATGAAACGTTTGGCAAAACGTCATAATGGGGGAGAAAAGGTGTTTGATCTTGAGTTTATCTCAAAGAAAACAAGTGGATATCAAGAACTGTTGGATGATTTGGAGCACCACAATGAGGACGAATTACTCCAATTATGTGGGGTGGATTCCAAACAAATAGATTTAGCAGTTGAACTACTGGCTAAAAAATCAAAAATCATCATTTGCTGGGCTATGGGCCTTACGCAACATAAAAATGGAGTGGAAAACATAAAAGAATGTGTCAATCTTTTATTGTTAAAAGGAAGTATCGGTAAAAAAGGAGCTGGTACCTGCCCTGTGCGCGGGCACAGCAATGTTCAAGGAGATAGAAGTGTGGGTATTATGCACCATGTTTCAGAATCTTTGAACAAATCCATTCAGAATGTATTTGGTTTTCAACCACCAAACAAAGAAGGATTAGATACGGTAAACGCCATTCAGGCAATGCATAAAGGAAAAGCCAAGGTTTTTATTGCATTAGGAGGAAATTTTGTTTCCGCTGCTTCAGATACCATATATACCTCAGATGCACTCCAATCTTGTGATTTAACCGTTTCAGTCAGTACAAAACTAAATCGAACGCACCTTACTGCTGGTAAAACAGCTTTGATTTTACCTACTTTGGGTAGAACTGAGAAAGACAAAAAGCGCTTTGTAACTGTTGAGAACAGTATGGGAAAGGTACACCAGAGCGAAGGTAGGTTAAAACCTGTTAGTGAGCATTTGAAAAGCGAACCAGAAATTATCGGGAATATTGCCCAAGCTTACTTTGGTGATGATGCTCAGATTGATTGGAACTCTTTAGGGACCGATTATGATTTAATTAGGGAAAAGATTTCTCTTGTATTAAATGGATACCAAGAATACTCCAATAGATCAAAGGGTTCAGGGTTTTACTTGCCCAATAATACAAGAGTAGGGGATTTTTCAAAATTACCAGGAGGCAAAGCCCAGTTTTCAGTATGTGAACTTCCGCAGCATCATTTAGAAAAAGACGAATTTGTTTTGATGACCGTTCGTAGTCATGATCAATTCAATACCACTATTTATGGAATGAATGATAGGTACCGTGGCATTTATGGGGAACGACGAGTTGTTTTTATGAATCCAAGTGATATGAAAAAACGACAGTTACAACCACAGCAAGTGATAGATTTGGTAAGTTGTTATGATGGAAAAGAACGACGAGCGGAAAAATTCAAGCTAATTCCGTATGATATTCCTTCTGGAAATTTATGTGCATATTTTCCTGAAACAAATGTTCTTGTTCCCATAGATTTATACGCGGATAAAAGTAATACTCCTGTTAGCAAATCAGTTATCGTAAAGATACAGGCAAGCTAG
- a CDS encoding YceI family protein, with translation MNKLVILFFFLHFGAFCQTSNRIITRQGQVSFFSYTSVEDIEATNNQVHSIVDKSNGAIGVSMLLRAFIFKKSLMEEHFNESYVESDIYPKTNFSGKIVDFNADSFNDGIVFLKGNLELHGVQKEIDIKVKIENLGSNLVLTGDFEVPVADFNIKVPPLLAPNIAKVIQVMFRFEYEPYEE, from the coding sequence GTGAATAAATTAGTCATCTTATTTTTCTTTTTGCACTTTGGGGCTTTTTGTCAAACCTCTAATAGGATCATTACAAGACAAGGTCAGGTTTCCTTTTTCTCGTACACCTCGGTAGAGGATATAGAGGCTACCAACAATCAAGTCCATAGTATTGTGGATAAAAGTAATGGTGCTATTGGGGTTAGTATGTTATTGAGAGCTTTCATATTCAAAAAATCCTTGATGGAAGAACATTTTAATGAAAGCTATGTGGAATCTGATATTTACCCGAAAACAAATTTTTCAGGTAAAATAGTTGATTTCAATGCAGATTCTTTCAATGATGGTATAGTTTTTTTAAAGGGAAATCTAGAATTACACGGAGTGCAAAAAGAAATTGATATAAAAGTCAAGATTGAAAATTTGGGCAGTAATTTGGTGTTAACTGGGGATTTTGAAGTTCCAGTAGCTGACTTTAACATTAAAGTCCCACCTTTATTAGCGCCCAATATAGCGAAAGTAATACAGGTAATGTTCAGATTTGAATACGAACCCTATGAAGAATAA
- a CDS encoding DUF1573 domain-containing protein: protein MMKKTVLMLFVGLLSLGVYAQESTAKIEFKSETVDYGEIAKGSDGVRVFEFTNTGSVPLVISNVKSSCGCTIPKKPEGPILPGKTGQIQVKYDTKRVGPIRKAITVTSNADTPTKVLKIKGNVKAEGAK from the coding sequence ATGATGAAAAAAACTGTACTCATGTTGTTTGTTGGACTTTTGTCTTTAGGCGTTTATGCTCAAGAGTCAACAGCAAAGATTGAATTTAAAAGTGAGACCGTAGATTACGGTGAAATTGCAAAAGGCAGTGATGGAGTTCGAGTTTTCGAGTTTACCAATACTGGAAGTGTTCCATTGGTAATCAGTAATGTTAAATCCAGTTGTGGATGTACTATTCCAAAAAAGCCGGAAGGACCTATTTTACCCGGTAAAACTGGTCAGATTCAGGTGAAATATGACACCAAAAGAGTTGGTCCAATCAGAAAAGCAATTACAGTAACCTCTAACGCGGATACTCCTACTAAAGTTCTTAAAATTAAAGGAAACGTTAAGGCTGAAGGAGCCAAATAG
- a CDS encoding kelch repeat-containing protein: MRLVLSTLLALFVLNACSTSNDDTNEDEIVINAENVSLQVDENPSLGTILGAVGGTTNSGTLSYVLVSVDPAGALQINTTTGEISVANISHFEFDVNPTITAIVQLKNSDVTKDITITITLNEVEEEITVSLSDFEVTIDENPDPNQVLGIIDASTNIGEITFSINSVIPEGALQIDSSTGEIIVGNADLFDFEQNPVITAVVSTQNDGVTNTANVTVNLNDIVETPISFTQIMINGTHFSGRTGMRAIEFNNKLLLLGGWNGGNVREVWSTEDGATWELLGNFGVKNSTRETDGNQVRVAEFNSKLWIVTSGAAIPSEVWSSSDGTNWQEETLIGDVFPGRNGHEIFVFQNKLWLIGGQTTDTSGVWSSSDGTNWSEVVTSGTTFGGLQSFQVAVFNDKIYVIGGRRGSLGTNNEVWSSSDGTNWDLETSEKSKFFPRSLHQVVVFGDKMWLIGGIGEEYENDVWSTVDGTNWKKEIVDGNYFSPRAFHASAMFDSSLWVIGGRFESDPRLNDIWRMD; this comes from the coding sequence ATGAGATTAGTTTTATCTACTTTGCTGGCATTATTTGTTTTAAATGCTTGCAGTACCTCAAACGACGATACCAATGAGGATGAAATTGTCATAAACGCAGAGAATGTATCACTACAAGTTGATGAAAACCCATCTCTTGGAACGATATTGGGAGCTGTAGGAGGAACTACAAATAGCGGAACTCTTAGTTATGTGTTAGTTTCTGTTGACCCTGCAGGTGCTCTTCAAATTAATACAACTACTGGTGAAATTTCGGTTGCCAACATTTCTCATTTTGAATTTGATGTTAATCCGACTATAACAGCCATAGTTCAGCTAAAAAACAGTGATGTAACTAAGGATATTACAATAACAATCACTTTGAATGAGGTGGAAGAAGAAATTACAGTTTCGCTAAGCGATTTTGAAGTCACCATTGATGAAAACCCCGACCCCAATCAGGTTTTGGGGATTATTGATGCTTCTACCAACATTGGCGAGATTACATTTTCAATTAATTCCGTAATCCCTGAGGGAGCATTGCAAATAGATTCTTCTACTGGCGAAATCATAGTTGGCAATGCCGATTTGTTTGATTTTGAACAAAACCCAGTAATTACTGCAGTTGTATCTACGCAAAATGATGGTGTTACGAATACTGCGAATGTAACTGTAAACCTTAATGATATAGTAGAAACTCCAATTTCATTTACCCAAATTATGATTAACGGAACCCATTTTTCTGGAAGAACAGGAATGCGGGCTATCGAATTTAATAATAAATTATTGTTGCTAGGAGGTTGGAATGGAGGAAATGTGCGGGAAGTTTGGTCAACGGAGGATGGCGCTACATGGGAATTGTTAGGAAATTTTGGAGTTAAAAATTCTACCAGAGAGACGGATGGAAATCAGGTGAGGGTGGCAGAATTTAACAGTAAGTTATGGATAGTTACTTCTGGGGCAGCAATTCCTTCGGAAGTTTGGTCCAGTTCAGATGGAACAAATTGGCAAGAAGAAACCCTAATCGGTGATGTTTTCCCCGGCAGGAATGGACATGAGATTTTTGTTTTCCAAAACAAGCTATGGCTGATCGGGGGTCAAACTACTGATACTTCTGGAGTTTGGTCAAGTTCTGATGGAACAAACTGGTCAGAGGTAGTTACCTCAGGCACCACATTTGGAGGATTACAAAGTTTTCAGGTTGCTGTTTTCAATGATAAAATATACGTGATAGGAGGTCGAAGAGGTAGTTTGGGAACAAACAATGAAGTATGGTCCAGCTCCGATGGTACTAATTGGGATTTGGAAACATCAGAAAAAAGTAAATTTTTCCCAAGGTCACTACATCAAGTTGTGGTTTTTGGCGACAAGATGTGGTTGATAGGTGGTATTGGTGAAGAGTATGAGAATGATGTTTGGTCCACAGTGGATGGGACCAACTGGAAAAAAGAGATTGTGGACGGAAATTATTTTTCGCCAAGAGCCTTTCATGCATCTGCTATGTTCGACTCAAGTTTATGGGTAATAGGAGGACGTTTTGAAAGTGACCCGAGGTTAAATGATATTTGGAGAATGGATTGA
- a CDS encoding LytTR family DNA-binding domain-containing protein produces the protein MRKDRLYFYTFLAIATIFVIIGGITAQYFVRISTDQMLGTQLESSKREAKEVAVFISHQLENDISKEKVIGNVQKAIQNTNIESGFISIIDWAGKNICHPDRTQAGSQIGSSQSLAMAMDSEISTEDFYNLLTNGENNDLRTNEQQSEILYIYPVQNSDWIVAAHANFAKISAQIKNLRNRFYALYSIMGFAVILASVFTVRFIGSFYEKKLEVKNQELESEVINLAKLNSDLGKYQRRVVEEGPKQQISEDEKSSPEKSKKQTDGGKKRILTYLRNELLPIAIDDIAYIYTENTITYVVDMHGKKATTNSSLDELYSGLDSSFFYRANRQFIIAISSIEKIIRYSNSQLKILVNPNSEVDIIIGKNKAAEFKQWLNL, from the coding sequence ATGCGCAAAGACCGACTTTATTTTTATACATTTTTAGCAATTGCCACCATTTTTGTAATTATTGGTGGTATTACTGCACAATACTTTGTGCGTATCAGTACAGATCAGATGTTAGGCACTCAACTGGAGTCAAGCAAACGCGAAGCCAAAGAAGTTGCTGTATTTATAAGTCATCAACTTGAGAACGATATTTCAAAAGAAAAAGTTATTGGTAATGTGCAAAAAGCCATTCAAAATACCAATATAGAATCTGGTTTTATAAGTATTATAGACTGGGCGGGAAAAAATATTTGCCATCCAGATAGAACACAAGCAGGTTCTCAAATAGGGTCTAGCCAATCTCTTGCAATGGCCATGGATAGTGAAATAAGCACTGAAGATTTTTACAATTTGCTTACCAATGGAGAAAACAATGATTTGAGAACTAATGAACAACAATCTGAAATACTCTACATTTATCCAGTACAAAATTCTGATTGGATTGTTGCCGCCCACGCTAACTTTGCTAAAATATCGGCGCAGATAAAAAATCTTCGCAATCGATTTTACGCCCTTTATAGTATTATGGGTTTTGCTGTCATATTAGCTTCTGTCTTTACAGTAAGGTTTATTGGAAGTTTCTATGAGAAGAAATTAGAAGTCAAAAACCAGGAGTTGGAAAGTGAAGTTATCAATTTAGCTAAATTGAATAGCGATTTAGGTAAATACCAAAGGCGAGTTGTTGAAGAAGGGCCTAAACAACAAATTAGTGAGGATGAAAAAAGTTCCCCTGAAAAAAGCAAAAAACAGACGGATGGTGGCAAAAAACGTATTTTAACCTACTTGCGAAATGAGTTATTGCCTATTGCCATTGATGACATCGCCTACATTTATACAGAAAATACAATTACCTATGTTGTTGACATGCATGGTAAAAAAGCAACTACAAACAGTAGTCTGGATGAACTATATTCCGGTTTGGACAGTAGTTTTTTTTACCGGGCCAATAGACAATTCATCATTGCCATATCTTCTATTGAAAAAATAATTAGGTACAGCAATAGTCAATTGAAGATTTTAGTGAACCCAAATTCTGAAGTGGACATTATTATTGGGAAGAACAAGGCAGCTGAGTTTAAACAATGGCTCAATCTATAG
- a CDS encoding sterol desaturase family protein gives METYATALLYAIPFFIGLVLFEVLYGHFAKKQMHNVMDTISSLSSGLTNVVKDSLGLGIIIVTYPFLLDFFALTEIKETWLIWIIGFFALDFAGYWNHRLSHSINFFWNQHVIHHSSEEFNLACALRQSISNLLGYFPLLLIPAALLGVPHKVIAILAPIHLFAQFWYHTRHIGKMGWLEYIIITPSQHRVHHAINPEYIDKNLGQIFSFWDRMFGTFQEELPEVPPQYGVLKPAGTWNPILINFQHIWRLVKDAWRTNSYWDKLRIWFMPTGWRPEDVKEKYPIQIIEDVYNFKKYKPKASKELKAYAIFQLLANTRLMLFMFYNYSEIGFSSLLLFGAYIFIGIYGYSTLMDKETYAVWIEIFRSIAGLALIFVTNDWFGLNSYLPIGSYLVGLYFVVTIFGGIYFSFFEKNDKII, from the coding sequence ATGGAAACCTATGCCACAGCTTTATTATACGCTATTCCATTTTTCATAGGGCTTGTTCTTTTTGAGGTTCTATATGGGCATTTTGCAAAAAAACAGATGCACAATGTAATGGACACCATAAGCAGTTTAAGTTCAGGACTTACCAATGTGGTCAAAGATTCATTAGGCCTTGGGATTATTATTGTTACGTACCCTTTTCTATTGGATTTTTTTGCCTTAACTGAAATAAAAGAGACTTGGTTGATCTGGATTATTGGTTTTTTTGCCCTTGATTTTGCAGGCTATTGGAACCATCGTTTAAGTCATAGCATCAACTTTTTTTGGAATCAGCATGTAATACATCATAGTAGTGAAGAATTTAATTTGGCCTGTGCGCTTAGGCAATCCATATCTAATTTGTTGGGATATTTTCCATTATTATTGATTCCCGCTGCTTTGTTGGGTGTTCCGCATAAAGTAATCGCTATTTTGGCCCCCATTCATTTATTCGCCCAATTCTGGTATCATACAAGACACATTGGTAAGATGGGATGGTTGGAGTACATTATTATAACACCGTCACAACATAGGGTGCATCATGCAATCAACCCAGAATATATAGACAAGAACCTAGGGCAGATTTTTAGTTTTTGGGATAGAATGTTCGGTACTTTTCAAGAAGAATTACCAGAAGTTCCGCCTCAATATGGTGTGTTAAAGCCCGCCGGAACATGGAATCCCATACTTATTAATTTTCAACATATTTGGAGATTGGTAAAAGATGCATGGCGAACCAATAGCTATTGGGATAAACTTAGAATTTGGTTTATGCCAACAGGATGGAGGCCAGAAGATGTCAAGGAAAAGTATCCAATTCAAATTATTGAGGATGTCTATAACTTCAAAAAATATAAGCCTAAAGCTTCTAAAGAACTGAAGGCATATGCCATTTTTCAACTATTGGCAAACACCAGATTAATGTTGTTTATGTTTTATAATTATTCTGAAATAGGTTTCAGTAGTCTCCTTTTGTTTGGGGCATACATATTTATAGGAATTTATGGATATTCCACTCTAATGGATAAGGAAACCTACGCTGTTTGGATTGAAATTTTTAGGAGTATCGCCGGACTGGCTCTGATTTTTGTAACCAATGATTGGTTTGGTTTGAACAGTTACTTGCCAATAGGGAGCTACTTGGTAGGTCTTTATTTTGTAGTTACAATTTTTGGAGGTATTTACTTCTCATTTTTTGAAAAAAATGATAAAATAATATAA
- a CDS encoding valine--tRNA ligase, with product MEIPSKYDPNRVEEHWYTYWMKHDFFSSKPDDREPYTIVIPPPNVTGVLHMGHMLNNTIQDVLIRRARLMGKNACWVPGADHAAIATEAKVVAKLKEDSIEKSDLTREEFLKHVWDWTNEYGGVIFKQLEKLGCSLDWKRKKFTMDDDMSASVIKVFVDLYEKDLIYRGYRMVNWDPEAKTTLSDEEVVHEERQGTLYYLAYQIDGSDEKVTIATTRPETILGDTAICINPKDERYRHLKGKKAIVPICNRVIPIIEDEYVDIEFGTGCLKVTPAHDENDKNLGDKHGLEVIDIFNEDATLNSYGLQYQGKDRFVVRKEISKELEKNGFLVKTEQHINKVGTSERTKAVIEPRLSDQWFLKMEDLAKPALDAVLKNGEVKLYPKKFENTYRHWMENIRDWNISRQLWWGQQIPAYYYGDDKNDFVVAESKEEALKKAQAKNPKIQESDLRQDPDALDTWFSSWLWPISVFDGILNPDNEEINYYYPTSDLVTGPDILFFWVARMIVSGYEYQGKRPFENVYFTGLVRDKQRRKMSKQLGNSPDALKLMKDFGADGVRVGLLLSSAAGNDLMFDEALCQQGKNFANKIWNAFRLVKGWEIANLPQPEASKIGIDWYTAKFNQTLAEIEDHFSKYRISDALMAIYKLVWDDFCSWLLEIVKPAYQQPIDKTTLSAVIHLFEENLKLLHPFMPFLTEEVWQHIAERTPEEALIISNWPKIAEVKTNLISDFDFASEVISGIRTIRKEKNIAQKEGLELSILNSGNTSTQMDAVITKLGNITHIETVDKGLDGALSFRVKSNEYFIPMGGAIDVETEIKKITEELNYTKGFLQSVQKKLSNERFVSNAPEKVVAIEKKKASDAEAKIETLEKSLASLG from the coding sequence ATGGAAATTCCATCAAAATACGACCCAAATAGGGTAGAAGAGCACTGGTACACCTACTGGATGAAACATGACTTTTTTAGTTCAAAACCAGATGATAGGGAGCCTTATACCATAGTAATACCACCGCCTAACGTAACAGGAGTGTTGCATATGGGACATATGCTCAACAATACCATTCAAGATGTGCTCATTAGAAGGGCAAGGCTTATGGGGAAGAATGCTTGTTGGGTTCCGGGGGCTGATCATGCGGCAATTGCCACTGAGGCAAAAGTAGTCGCTAAATTAAAGGAGGATAGTATTGAAAAGTCGGATTTAACTCGGGAAGAGTTTTTAAAACATGTTTGGGACTGGACCAATGAATACGGGGGAGTTATTTTTAAACAGTTGGAAAAACTTGGGTGTTCCTTGGATTGGAAGCGTAAAAAGTTCACAATGGATGACGATATGTCAGCATCCGTTATTAAAGTTTTTGTGGATTTATACGAAAAAGACCTGATTTACAGGGGGTATCGAATGGTAAATTGGGATCCAGAAGCTAAAACTACCTTGTCTGATGAAGAAGTAGTGCATGAGGAACGTCAAGGCACCCTATATTACTTGGCTTACCAAATTGATGGCTCAGATGAAAAAGTTACCATAGCAACAACGCGTCCTGAGACTATTTTAGGTGATACCGCTATTTGTATTAATCCTAAGGATGAAAGATATCGTCATTTAAAAGGAAAAAAGGCCATCGTTCCCATTTGCAATAGGGTTATTCCCATTATTGAGGATGAATATGTAGATATTGAATTTGGTACAGGTTGCTTAAAAGTGACCCCAGCACATGATGAAAATGATAAGAATTTAGGGGATAAGCATGGTCTGGAGGTTATAGATATCTTTAATGAAGATGCCACACTTAATTCTTATGGACTTCAATATCAAGGGAAAGACCGTTTTGTAGTCCGAAAGGAAATCTCAAAAGAGCTAGAAAAAAATGGTTTTTTGGTGAAAACCGAGCAACATATCAATAAAGTGGGTACTTCTGAGCGTACCAAAGCGGTTATTGAGCCTCGACTGTCAGACCAATGGTTCCTTAAAATGGAAGACTTGGCCAAGCCAGCTCTAGACGCGGTACTAAAAAATGGTGAGGTTAAGCTATATCCTAAAAAGTTTGAAAATACATACCGTCATTGGATGGAAAACATTAGGGATTGGAACATTTCGCGCCAATTATGGTGGGGACAGCAGATTCCTGCTTACTACTATGGAGATGATAAAAACGACTTTGTTGTAGCTGAAAGCAAAGAAGAAGCACTTAAAAAAGCGCAAGCCAAGAATCCAAAAATTCAAGAGTCAGATTTACGCCAGGATCCAGATGCCTTAGACACTTGGTTCTCTTCATGGTTGTGGCCTATAAGTGTTTTTGATGGAATTTTAAACCCTGATAACGAGGAGATAAACTACTATTACCCAACAAGTGATTTGGTCACAGGGCCGGATATTTTGTTCTTCTGGGTGGCAAGAATGATTGTTTCTGGCTATGAATATCAAGGGAAACGACCATTTGAAAATGTATATTTTACAGGATTGGTACGTGACAAGCAGCGCAGAAAAATGTCCAAACAATTGGGGAATTCTCCAGATGCTCTCAAACTTATGAAGGATTTTGGTGCTGATGGAGTTCGTGTTGGACTTTTGTTGAGTTCGGCAGCAGGAAACGATTTAATGTTTGATGAAGCACTATGCCAACAAGGAAAAAACTTTGCAAATAAGATTTGGAACGCCTTTAGATTGGTAAAAGGTTGGGAGATTGCTAATTTGCCTCAGCCCGAGGCCTCAAAGATTGGAATTGATTGGTATACTGCCAAGTTTAACCAAACCCTTGCAGAGATTGAGGACCATTTCTCAAAATATCGTATTTCAGATGCTTTAATGGCCATATACAAACTAGTTTGGGACGATTTCTGCTCTTGGTTATTGGAAATTGTTAAGCCTGCTTATCAACAACCTATTGATAAAACTACTTTAAGTGCGGTAATACACTTATTTGAAGAAAACTTAAAACTGTTGCATCCGTTTATGCCATTTTTAACTGAAGAAGTTTGGCAACATATAGCAGAACGTACTCCGGAAGAAGCATTAATTATTTCCAATTGGCCAAAAATAGCCGAGGTAAAGACCAATCTAATTTCTGATTTTGATTTTGCTTCTGAAGTAATCTCAGGTATACGCACAATTAGAAAGGAGAAAAACATTGCTCAAAAAGAAGGTTTGGAACTTTCAATCTTAAATAGCGGTAATACAAGTACCCAAATGGATGCCGTTATCACCAAATTGGGTAATATTACTCATATAGAAACGGTAGATAAAGGGTTAGATGGTGCTTTGAGCTTTAGAGTAAAAAGCAATGAATACTTTATTCCCATGGGCGGTGCAATTGATGTTGAAACAGAAATCAAAAAGATTACAGAAGAGCTTAATTATACCAAGGGATTTTTGCAATCTGTCCAAAAGAAACTTAGTAACGAACGCTTTGTAAGCAATGCCCCAGAAAAAGTTGTGGCCATTGAAAAAAAGAAAGCTTCAGATGCAGAAGCCAAAATTGAGACATTGGAGAAAAGTTTGGCGAGTTTGGGGTAA